A genomic stretch from Geothermobacter hydrogeniphilus includes:
- a CDS encoding PD-(D/E)XK nuclease family protein, with protein MMDTPILELAARGPLLTANNRLAATLISRYDQQQAATGILCWERPAIMPLSAWLSARGDELGLTARLLNDGQVRRLWEEIIEEDIARHNASGLLQVSSSAETASAAQQLLLQYGGNIDRYPMSDDVAAFRRWLRDWERRAAEAGWLIPAALPGLIATGLAQGRIKAPEILTLAGFDLLPPSLEDLLRSLENAGTRVEVITDDGGPARSVSRCCATDPQEEVRLCARWTRLLLERDPRARIGIVAPALGDYLSLLRDQLQAELGPRQALQFGTAHPAGFSLGSCLAEEGPVRLALTLFGCGNRIELAEAGLLLRSPFLGHSVAEGRARALADLELRNNGQSVVPLPRLIRMVEKLGTLPRFLAILKHLRDWVADRRLRRPGLWSEQMARLLEAVGWPGEGAIDSRQYQLVEKFLDLLHRLASLDLVSSPVERHVAVGLLQRMARETEFQIEEAPSRLQVLGLLESSGQSFDALWMLGMHDGAFPVPARPNPFLPLALQKEMAMPHADAGRELEFAQRACQRLFHAADQVVVSWPGSIDGAECRPSPLLADLPENLPECAPGNDPRRLLTGSVVLETWQDPQGPGIPAGIPFKGGTGILKDQALCPFRAFAHHRLLARGLEYPDIGLDPMSRGTLVHGLLESFWSRICSRRQLLILSDEELARELARSAEDALQAFEKEKRLDLPNRQRRIELQRLQRVARNWLEKEYDRPPFEVIATEQSRQVTIGNLAVRTRIDRIDRLENGRQLVIDYKTGKPDVSQWLDDRVSEPQLPIYCFGMPPEEVGGALFARVHCRPDENGFHGLLRTDCAWDERSARTMERLLDEYGREDFDDVLRHWRATLEQLADEFVDGQARVDPIDEVKACRYCDLLPFCRRLEYDLMVEEIPRD; from the coding sequence ATGATGGACACCCCCATCCTGGAGTTGGCCGCGCGAGGTCCGCTCCTGACGGCCAACAACCGCCTGGCCGCCACCCTGATTTCCCGCTACGATCAGCAACAGGCGGCAACCGGAATTCTCTGCTGGGAACGGCCGGCCATCATGCCCCTGTCCGCCTGGCTGTCCGCCCGCGGGGATGAACTCGGCCTGACCGCCAGGCTTCTCAATGACGGTCAGGTTCGTCGTCTGTGGGAAGAGATTATTGAAGAGGACATCGCCCGTCACAACGCTTCCGGATTACTGCAGGTTTCCTCCAGCGCTGAAACCGCATCGGCCGCCCAGCAGTTGTTGCTGCAGTACGGCGGCAACATTGATCGTTATCCTATGAGCGACGATGTCGCGGCATTCAGACGCTGGCTGCGGGACTGGGAACGACGTGCCGCGGAAGCGGGCTGGCTGATTCCGGCCGCATTGCCGGGTTTGATCGCCACCGGCCTGGCGCAGGGCAGAATCAAGGCTCCCGAAATTTTGACCCTCGCCGGGTTCGATCTGCTTCCACCCAGCCTTGAGGATCTGTTGCGGTCGCTTGAAAATGCGGGCACGCGTGTCGAGGTCATAACCGATGACGGAGGGCCTGCCCGTTCGGTGAGCCGCTGTTGTGCCACAGATCCGCAGGAGGAGGTGCGCCTCTGCGCCCGTTGGACGCGGCTGCTGCTGGAGCGGGATCCGCGGGCCCGTATCGGTATCGTTGCCCCGGCTCTGGGGGATTACCTTTCCCTGTTGCGAGACCAGCTGCAGGCGGAATTGGGCCCGCGGCAGGCTCTGCAGTTCGGAACGGCCCACCCGGCCGGGTTCTCTCTCGGGTCCTGTCTGGCCGAGGAGGGCCCGGTGCGGCTTGCCCTCACCCTGTTCGGCTGCGGCAACCGGATTGAACTCGCCGAAGCGGGTCTGCTGCTCCGCTCCCCCTTCCTGGGGCACTCTGTCGCGGAGGGCAGGGCCCGCGCCCTGGCTGACCTGGAACTGCGTAACAACGGCCAGAGCGTGGTGCCGTTGCCGCGTCTCATCCGCATGGTTGAAAAGCTCGGGACGCTTCCCCGCTTTCTTGCCATTCTGAAGCATCTTCGGGACTGGGTTGCCGATCGTCGTCTCAGGCGGCCCGGGCTTTGGAGTGAACAGATGGCGCGGCTGCTCGAAGCGGTCGGCTGGCCCGGAGAAGGCGCGATTGACAGCCGCCAGTACCAGCTGGTGGAAAAATTCCTCGACCTGCTGCATCGTCTCGCCAGCCTGGACCTGGTTTCCTCCCCGGTTGAACGTCACGTTGCCGTCGGTCTTTTGCAGCGCATGGCCCGGGAAACGGAATTCCAGATCGAGGAGGCCCCTTCACGGCTGCAGGTCCTCGGCCTGCTGGAGTCGAGCGGGCAGTCCTTTGATGCGCTCTGGATGCTGGGAATGCACGACGGCGCGTTTCCGGTCCCGGCGCGTCCCAATCCCTTTCTGCCCCTGGCGCTGCAGAAGGAGATGGCCATGCCCCATGCCGATGCCGGGCGGGAGCTGGAGTTTGCCCAACGTGCCTGTCAACGCCTGTTTCATGCCGCCGACCAGGTTGTTGTCAGCTGGCCTGGCAGTATCGACGGGGCTGAATGCCGGCCGAGCCCGCTGCTTGCGGATCTTCCGGAAAACCTGCCCGAGTGTGCGCCCGGCAACGATCCGCGCCGATTGTTGACTGGCTCCGTTGTTCTTGAGACCTGGCAGGATCCGCAGGGGCCCGGCATCCCCGCCGGCATCCCCTTCAAGGGAGGTACCGGCATTCTCAAAGACCAGGCACTGTGCCCGTTTCGCGCCTTTGCGCATCACCGTCTGTTGGCGCGGGGGCTTGAATACCCGGACATCGGCCTTGATCCGATGAGTCGCGGCACCCTCGTTCACGGACTGCTTGAATCCTTCTGGTCCCGGATCTGCAGCCGGCGGCAACTGCTCATACTCAGTGACGAGGAGCTTGCCCGGGAATTGGCCCGTTCCGCCGAAGATGCCCTGCAGGCCTTTGAGAAGGAAAAACGTCTTGACCTGCCCAACCGTCAGCGTCGGATCGAGCTGCAGCGTCTGCAACGTGTCGCCCGCAACTGGCTTGAGAAAGAATATGATCGTCCCCCGTTCGAGGTCATCGCGACAGAACAGAGTCGACAGGTGACCATCGGCAACCTCGCTGTTCGTACCCGCATCGATCGCATCGACCGACTGGAAAACGGTCGGCAGCTGGTTATTGACTACAAGACCGGCAAACCGGATGTGAGCCAGTGGCTCGATGACCGGGTCAGCGAGCCACAACTGCCGATCTACTGTTTCGGCATGCCGCCGGAAGAGGTCGGCGGCGCCCTCTTCGCGCGGGTCCATTGTCGACCTGACGAAAACGGTTTTCATGGTCTGCTGCGGACCGACTGCGCCTGGGATGAGCGATCGGCCCGGACCATGGAACGTCTGCTTGATGAATACGGCCGGGAGGATTTCGACGATGTTCTGCGGCATTGGCGGGCCACCCTTGAACAACTGGCTGATGAGTTTGTCGACGGGCAGGCCAGGGTTGACCCGATCGATGAGGTCAAGGCCTGTCGTTACTGCGATCTGCTTCCGTTCTGCCGTCGGCTTGAATACGACCTGATGGTTGAGGAGATTCCCCGTGACTGA
- a CDS encoding LEA type 2 family protein, with translation MTQGKNWLLIIVILLLLTACSTVRPEPPDVSLQSLELKDFNLSHALLQAELELHNPNGFSLTIRHADYRLKLNDIEISNGRSNTAVDIPAHGRGILTLDLTAAYLDLIRFLNKSSSTQPLEYQLDGTIEIGGFGIFSYPFPIHEQGTIDLQEWLQ, from the coding sequence ATGACACAAGGCAAGAACTGGTTGCTCATAATTGTTATCCTGCTGTTGTTGACGGCCTGTTCAACGGTCCGTCCTGAACCGCCGGATGTTTCTCTTCAAAGCCTGGAACTGAAGGACTTCAACCTGAGCCACGCCCTGCTTCAGGCTGAACTTGAACTTCATAATCCGAACGGTTTCAGTCTGACAATCCGACACGCGGACTACAGGTTGAAACTGAACGACATCGAAATTTCCAACGGCCGGTCGAACACGGCTGTCGACATTCCGGCCCACGGCCGTGGGATACTGACCCTGGACCTGACGGCCGCCTATTTGGACCTGATCCGTTTTCTGAACAAAAGTTCTTCGACTCAGCCCCTGGAGTATCAGCTCGACGGCACGATCGAAATCGGCGGGTTCGGAATTTTCAGTTATCCCTTCCCGATCCACGAGCAAGGCACAATCGATCTGCAGGAGTGGTTGCAATGA
- a CDS encoding general secretion pathway protein GspB, whose protein sequence is MSSILKALKKLEEEKNRRQQGKVDIATDILRATGRSGKRNWLMPLILIVLVLGGTLGGMFVARMFLPEAMRQPVQTPPVQTPPVQTPPVQTQPAQSQPAQSQPAQSQPADRFEHPRLVVSGIAYQSNAENRMAVVNDLPVLAGTTVAGVEVVEILPDKVVFRFKGKQFSVPLSDLP, encoded by the coding sequence ATGAGTTCTATTCTCAAGGCATTGAAAAAGCTCGAAGAAGAAAAAAATCGCCGGCAGCAGGGCAAGGTTGACATCGCCACGGATATTCTGCGCGCCACCGGCCGGTCAGGAAAACGAAACTGGCTCATGCCGTTGATACTGATCGTGCTGGTTCTGGGCGGGACCCTGGGAGGGATGTTTGTCGCCCGGATGTTTCTTCCCGAAGCTATGCGGCAGCCGGTGCAGACCCCGCCGGTGCAGACCCCGCCGGTGCAGACCCCGCCGGTGCAGACCCAGCCAGCGCAGTCCCAGCCAGCGCAGTCCCAGCCAGCGCAGTCCCAGCCAGCCGATCGCTTTGAACATCCCCGCCTGGTCGTTTCCGGCATTGCCTATCAGTCGAATGCCGAAAACCGGATGGCGGTTGTCAACGATCTTCCGGTCCTGGCCGGGACAACCGTGGCCGGGGTCGAAGTTGTCGAGATTCTTCCCGACAAGGTGGTTTTTCGGTTCAAGGGGAAACAGTTTTCGGTTCCCCTGTCCGACCTGCCCTGA
- a CDS encoding M1 family metallopeptidase: MKNADRRIIKDSPPLRILLFLLLLFPGVAIAADPPSAAIHHQLDIRLNPEKGLLVGLDRISGDTPLGDLDLRLNTAAAGVTVTSGDRPLPFRRRGEHLLIAAGNSMNMTVHWRILLDDRKQADPEHDEDPSYGVRLEMTARGGFLDADTAWYPYREEQSSTFSIRVRLPAGYWAVTAGEITDWTAGDEENRICFRVDYPLPGLTLAVGPWRLREDRSGPIPLYTFFGRDNAALSTTYLSAARSFLALYESLFGPYPFHKFAMVENFIPTGYGFPSWTLLGSRVISLPFIVRTSLGHEIAHSWWGNGVRVDARHGNWSEGLTTYVADYLYKERQGKEAAKDYRRKILREYATLVPEQAMPLNRFRSRFDKASQAIGYGKAAMVFHLIRRRIGDRAFWSALRRLAEEKMYRRADWQDLLDTFSAVSGIPLEDEIRPWLERDDIPDLQLNDLQRAATDGGWRIKGVLQQRTGPYPLRLPVVIRTRSGREERTLRVTAKRTEFSFNCGGQPLAFSIDPDNQVMRRLAREEIPVTINNLRAAPQLRVIEHPGLQAGQKQAVRRLLDGLRKTTARITVGTSLEDNNSSETVLYVASFKTIPEDWRPPGLSSSATGKLIFNGREISAATSLFSVWPKADGGLKALFLPTDSPEAAAVARKIPHYGRYSYLLFNGSQNYLKGTREAGHSPLSFTWPDHNLLPGGRTTAAKGHD, encoded by the coding sequence ATGAAGAATGCCGACCGACGGATTATAAAGGATTCTCCGCCGTTGCGCATCCTGCTTTTCCTGCTGCTGCTGTTTCCCGGGGTTGCCATCGCCGCAGATCCGCCCTCGGCGGCCATACACCATCAACTGGACATCCGTCTCAACCCGGAGAAGGGTCTGCTTGTCGGCCTCGACCGTATCTCCGGCGACACGCCGCTCGGCGATCTCGATCTGCGGTTGAACACTGCAGCGGCCGGGGTTACAGTCACCTCGGGCGATCGCCCGCTGCCGTTTCGGCGCCGTGGAGAACACCTGCTGATCGCGGCCGGGAATTCCATGAACATGACCGTCCATTGGCGAATCCTTCTTGACGACAGAAAACAAGCGGATCCCGAACATGATGAAGATCCCAGCTACGGAGTTCGGCTGGAGATGACCGCTCGGGGCGGTTTCCTGGATGCGGACACCGCCTGGTATCCGTACCGGGAGGAGCAATCCTCGACTTTCTCTATCCGGGTCAGACTCCCGGCGGGTTACTGGGCGGTGACCGCCGGAGAGATTACCGACTGGACCGCCGGGGATGAAGAGAACCGCATCTGTTTCCGTGTCGACTATCCCCTGCCCGGTCTGACCCTGGCGGTCGGTCCCTGGCGACTGCGCGAGGACCGCTCCGGCCCGATTCCTCTCTACACATTTTTCGGCCGGGACAACGCTGCACTCTCCACCACCTATCTTTCCGCGGCGCGCTCCTTCCTGGCCCTGTATGAGTCACTGTTCGGCCCCTACCCGTTTCACAAATTCGCCATGGTGGAGAATTTCATCCCGACCGGCTACGGCTTCCCCTCATGGACCCTGCTCGGCAGCCGTGTCATCAGCCTCCCCTTCATCGTTAGAACCAGCCTGGGCCATGAAATCGCCCATTCCTGGTGGGGCAACGGCGTCCGCGTTGACGCCCGGCACGGCAACTGGTCGGAAGGACTGACAACCTATGTTGCCGACTATCTCTACAAGGAACGCCAGGGGAAAGAAGCGGCCAAAGACTATCGACGGAAAATTCTCCGCGAATACGCAACCCTGGTTCCCGAACAGGCGATGCCCCTGAACCGTTTCCGGTCCCGGTTCGACAAGGCCAGCCAGGCGATCGGCTACGGCAAGGCGGCGATGGTCTTTCACCTGATCCGGAGACGGATCGGGGACCGGGCGTTCTGGTCAGCCCTGCGCCGACTGGCGGAAGAAAAAATGTACCGGCGGGCCGACTGGCAGGATCTGCTGGATACTTTTTCCGCTGTTTCCGGTATTCCCCTGGAGGACGAAATTCGCCCCTGGCTGGAACGGGACGACATTCCGGATCTTCAGTTGAACGACTTGCAAAGAGCAGCAACCGACGGCGGATGGCGGATCAAAGGAGTGCTGCAGCAACGGACCGGCCCCTACCCGCTGCGGTTGCCGGTCGTCATCCGCACCCGCTCCGGTCGGGAGGAGCGGACCTTGCGCGTTACCGCAAAGCGCACGGAATTCAGCTTCAACTGCGGCGGGCAACCCCTGGCATTCAGCATTGACCCCGACAACCAGGTGATGCGGCGACTGGCCAGGGAGGAGATCCCGGTCACGATCAACAACCTGCGGGCGGCGCCACAGCTGCGGGTCATTGAACACCCGGGCCTCCAGGCCGGACAGAAACAGGCCGTCCGGCGGCTGCTGGACGGCCTGCGAAAAACCACCGCCAGAATTACAGTCGGGACATCGCTGGAAGATAATAATTCTTCAGAAACCGTTCTTTATGTAGCATCGTTTAAGACTATACCTGAAGACTGGCGTCCGCCCGGGTTGTCATCTTCCGCGACCGGAAAGCTCATCTTCAACGGCCGGGAAATTTCCGCGGCAACATCCCTGTTCAGTGTCTGGCCGAAGGCGGATGGCGGACTGAAGGCCCTGTTCCTTCCGACCGACAGCCCGGAGGCCGCAGCAGTGGCCCGTAAAATTCCCCATTACGGCCGGTACAGTTACCTGCTGTTCAACGGCAGTCAAAATTATCTCAAAGGGACCCGGGAAGCCGGACATTCGCCATTGAGTTTTACCTGGCCCGATCACAACCTTCTTCCCGGGGGAAGAACGACCGCCGCCAAAGGACATGATTGA
- a CDS encoding ExeA family protein, with amino-acid sequence MYLKHFGFEKKPFNITPNPDFMFLSATHKEVFAHLLYGIQNHCGFIEVTGEVGTGKTTVLRTLFKQLDDELYRLALIFNPRLDAVELLQSINREFGIAADTGSLSELQSLLNDFLLQQNRDGHTVVLVVDEAQNLSPDVLEQIRLLSNLETETDKLIQIILVGQPELQQMLRRDDLRQLRQRITVSYHLETMTEEDSLRYIQHRMSVAGQSRSDLFTPAALKLILKRSGGNPRLINILCDRCLLVCFSENGSQVTDKHVRQARKELWREKGHDSGGRRYLYATLLLAAVILAAGFWFYDQEKNLSGASLSVEQPLPAAESPHRSVPSSSVLESPVSGTTDNPGLEKRLFRLRRSLDRSPDAARIGVACNALLAIWHLPPLKDGERLAVNDIAHAASTRGLDVASYTGGLEGLLRFNLPVILDLTVPGARGRRYLALTGVDSGGYRYAPVMAGIDLLRTEELKALWSGRAILLWRNHDGLSPVGQPGQRGTDIERIQQLLAKAGYYRGNPTGVFDQPTVSAVTRFQADSGLLQDGRIGPQTLILLYRAAGFFEAELGASTSREEGA; translated from the coding sequence ATGTATCTGAAGCATTTCGGTTTTGAAAAAAAGCCGTTCAATATCACTCCGAACCCGGACTTCATGTTTCTGAGCGCGACCCATAAGGAGGTCTTCGCTCATCTGCTCTACGGCATTCAGAACCATTGCGGTTTCATTGAAGTAACGGGGGAAGTTGGAACCGGCAAAACAACGGTTTTAAGAACCTTGTTCAAGCAGCTTGATGATGAGCTGTATCGTCTGGCACTGATCTTCAACCCCCGCCTTGACGCGGTCGAACTGCTGCAGAGCATCAACCGGGAATTCGGAATTGCCGCCGATACCGGCAGCCTGTCGGAACTGCAGAGCCTTTTGAACGATTTTCTGCTGCAGCAGAACCGGGATGGTCATACCGTTGTTCTGGTGGTTGATGAAGCCCAGAACCTGTCTCCCGATGTTCTTGAGCAGATACGACTGCTTTCCAATCTTGAAACCGAAACGGATAAACTGATCCAGATTATCCTGGTCGGGCAACCGGAACTGCAGCAGATGCTCCGCCGTGACGACCTGCGGCAGCTGCGGCAACGGATTACCGTCAGCTATCACCTTGAGACGATGACGGAAGAAGACTCCCTGCGTTACATTCAGCATCGGATGTCCGTTGCCGGGCAGTCCCGTTCCGATCTTTTCACCCCCGCCGCACTCAAGCTTATTCTTAAACGCAGTGGTGGCAATCCCCGGCTCATCAATATTCTCTGCGACCGTTGCCTGCTGGTCTGTTTCAGTGAAAACGGCAGCCAGGTCACTGACAAGCATGTGCGTCAGGCCCGTAAAGAACTCTGGCGCGAAAAGGGACATGACAGCGGTGGCCGCCGTTACCTTTATGCGACACTCCTGCTGGCGGCTGTCATCCTCGCGGCCGGTTTCTGGTTCTACGATCAGGAAAAAAATCTGTCCGGCGCATCGCTGTCGGTTGAACAGCCCCTTCCCGCTGCTGAATCACCTCATCGATCGGTGCCTTCGTCAAGCGTCCTGGAATCGCCTGTTTCCGGTACCACGGACAACCCCGGGCTGGAAAAAAGATTGTTCCGCCTGAGGCGTTCCCTTGACCGGTCGCCGGATGCCGCACGTATCGGCGTGGCCTGCAACGCTTTGCTCGCCATCTGGCATCTTCCACCGCTGAAGGACGGAGAGCGACTTGCCGTCAACGACATCGCTCATGCGGCCTCGACCCGGGGACTGGACGTGGCGTCCTACACCGGCGGACTGGAGGGTCTGTTACGTTTCAATCTGCCAGTCATTCTCGACCTGACAGTACCGGGTGCCCGTGGCCGGCGATATCTTGCCCTGACCGGTGTTGACAGCGGCGGTTATCGTTATGCGCCTGTGATGGCCGGAATTGACCTGCTGCGGACCGAAGAGTTGAAAGCCCTCTGGTCTGGACGAGCGATTCTGCTGTGGCGGAATCATGACGGACTTTCCCCTGTCGGGCAGCCGGGTCAACGAGGAACCGATATCGAACGTATTCAGCAACTGCTCGCCAAGGCCGGTTATTATCGGGGCAACCCCACCGGGGTTTTCGACCAACCGACCGTCTCTGCAGTCACCCGTTTTCAGGCGGATTCGGGCCTGCTTCAGGATGGTCGGATCGGACCGCAGACCCTGATCCTGCTGTACCGCGCGGCAGGTTTTTTCGAGGCCGAGCTTGGGGCGTCGACTTCCCGGGAGGAAGGGGCATGA
- a CDS encoding VanZ family protein, which translates to MRPLKFQLRPILRIILGLYLALLGVLSLMPNPPQPPDIISWDKLEHALAYAVLGPLLFVVLSPRLVNRVRLLWAAGMAWGTGALFEFLQGVLNLGRCFEWTDLAANLVGTLTGLVLMHLVIIWLRRETRYR; encoded by the coding sequence ATGCGTCCTTTGAAATTTCAACTCAGACCGATCCTGAGAATCATTCTCGGGCTTTACCTTGCTCTGCTCGGGGTGTTGTCGTTGATGCCGAATCCGCCGCAACCGCCTGATATCATCTCCTGGGACAAGTTGGAGCACGCGCTTGCCTACGCGGTTCTCGGCCCGCTCCTGTTTGTTGTACTCTCTCCGCGACTGGTGAACCGTGTCCGCCTGTTGTGGGCGGCCGGGATGGCCTGGGGGACCGGTGCCCTGTTCGAGTTTCTGCAGGGGGTATTGAACCTCGGGCGTTGTTTTGAATGGACTGACCTGGCCGCCAACCTGGTCGGGACCCTGACCGGATTGGTGTTGATGCATCTGGTTATCATCTGGCTGCGCCGGGAGACTCGATACCGATGA